The DNA window CATGGCGATGGATTCGGGTAGAAGCTCCGAGTGGCCAATATAGAGTGCGCCGCCCGGCAGGATCCGGTCTGCGAGCCGCTGCCACAGCCGCGCTTGCGTGTCCTCGTCGAAATAGATCGTGACATTCCGGCACATGATGACGTCGAAACCACCCTTGAAGGGCCACTCGCCATTGAGGTTCAGGCAGCGGAACGTGATCAGGTCACGTGCGCCCTGCGCCACACGCGCCATGCCGTTGGCGCCGGCCCCCCGCTCGAGATGGCGGTCGGCGAACCCGTCAGGAAGGTCACCGAGGCTCGCGGCGGGGTAGATGCCGGCGCGGGCGATGGAAAGGGCCGACTTGTCGATGTCGGTCGCCAGAATTCGCAGATTGAGTTGGGCGGCTTCGGGGCAGGCATCTAGCATGCGGAAGGCCAGGTCATAAGCTTCTTCACCGGTGGAGCAGGCGGCGGACCACAGCCGTATGCGCCCGCCCGCGCGGGCGGCGGCGGCAAGCCCGGGCAGGATATGGTCGGCAAGGTGTATAAAGTGGTGATCCTCGCGGTTGAACCGGGTCATATTGGTGGTTAGCGCGGAAATGAACGCGTCCTGCTCGGCGGCGTTGCCGGGCTGTTGCAGCCAGGTGCAGTAGACGTCGACCGAATCGATCTCCAGCGCCTTAAGTCGCTTGGCCAGGCGCCCTGACACCATCGCCCGCTTGTTGCTGCCGATATGGATGCCGGTCATGCGCTTGAGCAGGTCGGCGACGGTGGCGAATTCGTCGGGACTGATCAGAGGTGGTGCCACGGCCTGAGGGTGGTCTTTCATGCGCTCAACGGGGCCTCTCTTGGCAGAACCTCGCGGACATCGATTGCCCGGACGAGCTTGTCATCGAGTGAATGGACTCCGCGGATGAACGCCTGGGTTCGGGAGGAGGAAACATCGGGGGTCGCCTGCATCTCGGCTTCGTCCACGGTGATGATGTCGGACACGGCATCGACCAGGAAACCGATGATCTTGTGGTCGATCTGGGCGATGATGATGACGTGGCGCTTTCCCGGTTCGGTCTTGCCGAAGCCCAGCCGGAGCGACAGATCGACAACCGGAAGGACGGTGCCGCGCAGGTTCATCATCCCGACGACGAAGTCGGGCGCGTGTGGCAGGGTGGTGGTGCTTGTCCAGCCTCGGATTTCGAGAACATGCGATATTTCGATGCTGAAATCCTGGTCTTCGACGGTAAAGCAAACGATCTCGACCCGGTTGGCGGTTCTGGATCCGGTCTGGGTGTCATGCATGATGGAAGTCTCCTGTGGCGTCTGGCCAGGCGCGGTCGACCCATCCCCCCTGGCCGGGAGGGACGATCATCTGGTCGGTGTCGACGATGAGCGCGATCTTCCCGTCACCGAGAATGGTCGCAGCGGCGATGCCCGGGATTTTCTGATAGTTTTGTTCGAGGCCCTTGATCACGACTTCGCGCTGTTCGGCGATGCCGTCGACGGCGAGGGCGTAGCGATGACCGGAGTCGCCCTCGATCAGTAGCAGGGACTGGTTGCCGAGGCTGACAGGCGTGGAGCGGAAGCCGAGGGCGGTGCCGAGATCCCTGATCGGGACCATCTCGCCGTTGAGCGCTAGTACGCTGTCACCATCGCAAAGCGTGTGCACCTTGGCCTGGCCGGGTTGCAGCATCTCGCGCAGGGGCAGAGTGGGGACGATCAGCGACTGGTCTGCGATCTTGACGACCATGCCTTCAAGCACCGCCAAGGTCAGCGGCAGGGACACAGTGACCGAGGTGCCGCGACCGGGCATCGATTGTAGGCTGACGCGGCCGCCTAGGGACTGGATCTCGTTGCGGACGACATCCATCCCGACTCCGCGGCCTGAGAGGTTTGAGATTTCGCCGGCGGTTGAAAAGCCGGGGCGGAAAAGCAGGTTGTCGATGTCGCTGTCGCCGAGATCGTCCTCGGGTCTGATGAGCCCTTTCTCGATGGCGATCTGACGCACCTTTTCACGGTTGATGCCCGCCCCGTCGTCCTTGATGAGGATAACCACGCGGCCCGAGCGGTGGCTTGCCTCCAGCGTGACCGTGCCGCGTTCGTCCTTGCCGGCAGCGCGCCGCGCCTCGGGCGTTTCCAGCCCGTGGTCGATGGCGTTGCGGATCATGTGTGTCAAGGGTTCAACGAGGCGTTCCGTGACGGTCTTGTCCACTTCGGTCGCGTCACCCACGGTGACCAGACGGGCGGATTTTCCGGCCTCCCGGGCTGTTTCGCGGACAATCCGCGACATACGCTGAAAAAGGCTACGCACGGGTTGCGCGCGGATCGCCATGACGCTTTCCTGGATCGCACCGGAGAGCGTCTTGAGCTGGCTCATGGCCTCATCCACGCCGCTGTTGGCGGAGCTGGGCATTTCGTCCATCGACTGGCGCAACATCGCCTCGGCAATGACAAGCTCGCCCACGAGATTGATCAGCCGGTCGACCCTGTCCAGGTCGACGCGGATCGTGCTGGTGCGGGAACTGGCGGGTCGGGACGCGGCCGGGGGGCCGCTATTGGCCGGCGCCACCGCTTCGGATTGGTTCGGCGCCGGAGCGTCGTCGGCCGGTTGCGCCACCGCAGCTGCCGTGACCGTGTCTTTGGCCATGGCATCAGGCCGCAGCTGGATATCGGACGGCGCGGGCAGCGGCGGCAGGCCGCCGGGGCCGGTCTCGGCTGCGGAAATCTCGAGTTCGCACAGTCCCTCGACGAATTCGAAGACTTCGCGAATGGCGGCCTCGTCGACGGAGTCGTCGGCGGTGAAGGTCAGCGTCCAGCTGAGCGCGGGCTCGGACCAGGGACCGTCGCGAAGGGGCGTGAGCGCGGAGAGGTCGGCCTCGACCTCGAGCTTGCCGAGGGTTTCGAGGCTGCGGAACAGGATCGCGGGATCGTGGCCGTTGGCAAAGAGCTGTTGCGAGGCCTTGAACCGGATTGTTACCGGCGCATCAGACTCGGGGGCCGCCATGTCGTCGAGCGAGGGCAGGTCGCCATCGATCGCGAGAAAAGTCGGTTGAAAATCGGCTTCGTCGACCTCTTCAACGGTCTCTTGCTCGTCGCCGGAGGTGCCGTTGGCGGCGTTGCTGATATGTTTGAGGTCGCTGAGGATTGATGCGCCCTGTTCGGACGGCAGTTCGGTGCCCTGACTGGCGGCCTCGACGAGGTCGGCGAGGTGATCGCTGGCGGTCAGCAGCAGGTTGACGACATTGTCGCCCACCACCAGCCGTTGGCTGCGGATGTCGTCGAGCACGTTCTCGAACGCGTGGGCGAAGGAGACGAGTTGATCCAGGCCGAAGGCCCCGGCGCCACCTTTCATCGAATGGACGGCGCGGAACATGCTGTTGACGGTTTCTTCGTCGCCCGCGCCCGCCTCGAGGTCGTTCAGGCCGGAGGAGAGCTGTTCGAGCAGGTCGTCACATTCCTGAAAGAACATCTGGTTGAGGTCGTTCATGTGTTTATCCCTTCCTCAGACCACGAGACGCTGGATGATCTGAACAAGCTTCTCCTCGTCGAACGGCTTGACAATCCAGCCGGTGGCGCCGGCGTCGCGCGCGCGCTGCTTGAGCGCGTCGCCGCTTTCGGTGGTCAGCACCAGGATCGGCACGGTCGAGACCCGATCGCCCTTGCGCACCCCGTCGATGAATCCGAACCCGTCGAGCCGCGGCATGTTGATGTCGGTGATGATCAGGTCGGGATCGGCAGTTTCGAGGCGCTCGAGCCCGTCAACACCATCTTCGGCGAGTTCAACCTCGAACCCGGCGCCGGTCAGGGCCTGTTGCAACATGCTGCGCATCGTGCGCGAATCGTCGACAGCCAGAATGCGTGTCATGCGGGATCCTCTTGAACCAGGGCATTTCGAGGGATGCCGAGCAGCGCCAGCCCCTTGAGAAAATCGGGCGACGGGTCGATCAGGTCGAACGCGGTGCCGTCGGCCTGCCATTCCTGCCGGGCGCGCAGCAGAATCTCGGCCGCAAGGGCGCCGAGAAAGCCGACTTTGCCGGCGTGAAGGCGAAGTCGCGCGCCGCGGCGGTCATCGAGGCTGGCCGCCAAGGTTTCACAGGCGGCGAAATCCATGCGCTCGGGAAGGTCGAGCGGCGCGTCATCTGCTGGAGTGTCTGGTTCTGTCATGCGGGGCCCTTCACACTGCATATGCGTTACTGGCCGGATGCTAGGACGACCGGCTTAAAATGGGGTTAAGCGGCAAGCGATTGTTTTCGCGAGAAAACCCTGACCGCCCGTCCTGCAAAAGGAAGAGCAGCGCGAGTCGGGCCGTACCGCATCGGAGAAACAGAGCGCGCGTGCTGCGGGGGCTTGGCCTTGGACGCCGGGCGTGGTTTAACCCCGCGCCATCGGGCAGCGGATAGCGGCAGGGGACAGCGGCGCGGATGTCGAGCATTCTGATCATCGAACAGGTTCTGAACGGGCTTCAGTTCGGGGTGATGCTGTTTCTGATGGCCGCGGGCCTGACGCTGATTTTCGGGGTCATGGGGCTGATCAACCTCGCGCACGGGTCGCTCTACATGGTGGGCGCCTTTGCGGCGGCGGCGGTGGCGGCGGCGACGGGAAGCTTCCTGCTGGCGCTGGGCGCGGCGCTGGCCGTGGCGGCGGCGGTCGGCGCGGTCGTGGAAGTGGCGGTGATCCGGAGATTATACGCAACCGATCACCTGGACCAGGTGCTGGCCACTTTCGCGCTGATCCTGATCTTCTCTGAGGGCACGCGGTACCTCTTTGGCTCTTTCCCGCTGTACCTGGACATTCCTGACGCGCTGTCGGGGCCGGTGACGCTGCCTGGGGGGATACAGTATCCGCTGTACCGGCTGGCGCTGATCGGTGTGGGGCTGGCCGTGGCGGTAGGTCTGTGGCTGTTGATCGAACGCACGCGGGTCGGCATCCGTATCCGGGCCGGGGAGAACGATCGGGAGATGATCGCGGCGTTGGGCGTGGATATTTCGAAGCTGTACACGCTTGTTTTTGCGCTGGGTGCGGCGTTGGCGGGGCTGGCGGGCGCGCTGGTGGGCGCGATCCAGTCGGTGCAGGTTGGCATGGGCGAACCGGTGCTGATCCTGGCTTTCGTGGTGATCGTGATCGGGGGGATCGGGTCGATCCGGGGGGCCTTCGTGGGCGCGATCCTGGTGGGGCTGACGGACACGCTGGGCGGCATCTTCCTGCCCGAGCTCTTCAAGCTGTTCATGGAGCCGGCGGCGGGCACGCAGGTTGGGGCATCGCTGGCGTCGATGGCGATCTACATCCTGATGAGCGCGGTGCTGGTCTGGCGGCCCACGGGCCTGTTCGGAGCGCGGGCATGATCGGGGGAAAGCGCCGGGAATTCTGGGTCAACTTTGCGGTTCTGGCCGGGCTGGTTGCGGTGCCGCTTTGGGCGCTCGTGGCGGACGAGCCGTTCACGATCACGCTGGCGACGCGCGTGGCGATTTTGGCGCTGGCCGCGGTGGGGCTGAACATCGCGCTGGGACTGGGCGGGCTGGTGAGCTTGGGCCACGCGGTGTTCTTTGGCATCGGCGGATATGCGATGGGCATCCTGGCGCATCATGCGCAGACCTATACCGCGGTAACCGAGTGGCCGATGTTGATCGAAGGCACCAAGAACATGCCGGTCATATGGCTCGTGGCCGTCGTGGCCTCGGCGCTGGCGGCGCTGGTGATCGGGGTTCTGAGCCTGCGCACGAGCGGGGTCTATTTCATCATGATTACGTTGGCCTTTGGCCAGATGTTTTTCTACTTCGCGATCTCGTGGAGCGCCTATGGCGGCGAGGACGGCCTGTCGATCTATGTGCGCAACGGCTTTCCGGGGCTGAACACGCTGGTGCCGATCCAGTTCTTCGGCCTGTGTTTCGCGATCCTCTGTGCGGTGCTGTGGCTGAACGCGCGGCTGATGCGGTCGCCTTTCGGGCTGGCGTTGAACGCGGCACGGCAGGTGCCGGTGCGAGTGGAGACGGTGGGGCTGAACCCGATGCGTCTGAAGCTGGTGGCGTTCGTGATTTCCGGCGCGATCACGGGGCTGGCGGGAGCGCTTTTTGCCGATCTCAACCGGTTTGTCAGCCCGACGATGTTCAGCTGGCAGTTCTCGGGTGAGATCATCATCCTTGTCATTCTGGGCGGGGTTGGGCGGTTGTTCGGGCCGGTGGTCGGCGCCGCGGTCTTTGTGGTGTTGGAGCATTGGTTGGGCGGATTGACGGAGTTCTGGTTGATCTGGCTGGGGGTGATCCTGCTCTTGATCGTGTTGTTTGCGCGGGGCGGCATCGTGGGGCTCTTGGCGGGCAGGGCGGTGGCGCATGACTGAGCCGGTGCTGGAGACGCGGGGGATCACGAAGCGGTTCGGTGCGCTGACCGCGAGCGAGGACGTGTCGCTGGAGCTGAAGGCGGGGGAGATCCACGCCATCATTGGGCCGAATGGCGCAGGAAAGTCGACTTTGATCCAGCAGGTTTGCGGGCTTTTGCGCCCGGATGCGGGCGAGGTCTGGCTAGGCGGGACCGACGTGACCCGAACGGGAGCGGCGGCGCGGGCGCGGGCCGGGCTGGGCCGGACGTTCCAGGTGTCGCAGTTGGCGATGGAAGACACGGTGCTGCAGAACGTGGTGCTGGGCGCGCTGGGGGCCGTGGGGCGGCCCTGGCGGTTTTTCGGGGCGGCGTTGCGACAGGCCGATTTGCGCGACAGGGCCGAGGCGGCGCTGGCGCAGGTGGGATTGGAGGACGTGGCGGCGACGCGGTGTGCGGACCTGTCGCACGGGCAGCGGCGGCAGTTGGAAGTGGCGGTGGCGCTGAGCCTTGGCCCGCGGGCCTTCGTGATGGACGAGCCGATGGCGGGGCTGGGCGCGGAAGGCTCGAAACGGATGACGGGGTTCCTGAGTGAATTGCGCGGCACGGCGCCGATCCTGCTGGTGGAGCATGACATGGACGCGGTCTTTGCCCTGGCGGACCGGATCAGCGTGCTGGTCTACGGGCGGATCATCGCGACGGGAACAGTGGCCGAGATCCGGGCGGACCGGGCGGTGCGCGACGCCTATCTGGGGGAAGAGGCATGAGCCTGTTGCGGGTCGAGGGGCTGGAGGCAAGCTATGGCGCAAGCCAGGCGCTGTTCGGCGTGGACTTGGAGGTGGGCGCGGGCGAGGCCGTGGCACTGATGGGACGCAACGGGATGGGCAAGACCACCACCGTGCGGGCGATCTGCCGGATGATCCCCAGCCGGGGTGTCTTGCACTTCGACGGGCAGGATTTGCACAATCTGCCGAGCCACCGGGCCGCGCGGCTGGGCATCGGCCTTGTGCCCGAGGGGCGGCGGTGTTTCCGGGACCTGACGGTTGCGGAGAACCTGTTGGCCGCGGCGCGGCCCGGCCCGTGGGACCAGGCAAAGGTGGCGGATTTGTTTCCGCGGCTGGAAGAGCGTGCGGGGCAGGTGGCGGCGTCACTGTCGGGCGGTGAGCAGCAGATGCTGGCGATTGGCCGGGCGCTGATGACCAACCCCAGCCTGATGATCCTCGACGAGGCCACCGAGGGGCTTGCACCGCTTGTACGGGCCGAAATCTGGGCGGCGTTGGGGCAATTGCGGGATGCCACCGAGATGGCGCTTCTGGTGATCGATAAATCGGTGCGGGAACTGGCGCAGGTGGCGGACCGCGCGGTGCTGCTGGAGCGGGGCGAGACGGTCTGGAGCGGCAAAATGGGGGATCTGACGCCGGACGTGTCGGAGCGGTACGTGGGGGTGTGAGCCCGCGCAACCCCGGCCTTTAGGAAGCCCGCCTAGCCTCCAAGCCGGGGCCGTTTGATTTGAGCCTGGAGGTCCCGGGTCGGGCCGGGGACGGGTGTGCGCCGAGGCGCGCTGTCAGCGGGCGGCCGGTTCCAGGATATCGGCGAGTTTCAGGCGCTGGATCTTGCCCGAGGGGCCTTTGGGTAGTTCGTCGAGGAAGTGGATCTCATCGGGGGATTTGAACGTGCCGAGACGGTTGCGGCAGATCTCGATAAGGTCGGCGCCGTTTAGGGTGGAGCCGTCGCGAACGCGCACCGCCGCCTCGACGGTTTCGCCGTAGGTGGTGCAGGGCCGAGCGAAGGCGGCGGCCTCTATCACGTCGGGATGGGTGTAGAGCGCCTCGTCGACCTCGCGCGGGGCGATGTTCTCGCCGCC is part of the Roseovarius sp. THAF9 genome and encodes:
- a CDS encoding STAS domain-containing protein — protein: MTEPDTPADDAPLDLPERMDFAACETLAASLDDRRGARLRLHAGKVGFLGALAAEILLRARQEWQADGTAFDLIDPSPDFLKGLALLGIPRNALVQEDPA
- a CDS encoding branched-chain amino acid ABC transporter permease yields the protein MSSILIIEQVLNGLQFGVMLFLMAAGLTLIFGVMGLINLAHGSLYMVGAFAAAAVAAATGSFLLALGAALAVAAAVGAVVEVAVIRRLYATDHLDQVLATFALILIFSEGTRYLFGSFPLYLDIPDALSGPVTLPGGIQYPLYRLALIGVGLAVAVGLWLLIERTRVGIRIRAGENDREMIAALGVDISKLYTLVFALGAALAGLAGALVGAIQSVQVGMGEPVLILAFVVIVIGGIGSIRGAFVGAILVGLTDTLGGIFLPELFKLFMEPAAGTQVGASLASMAIYILMSAVLVWRPTGLFGARA
- a CDS encoding chemotaxis protein CheW, which produces MHDTQTGSRTANRVEIVCFTVEDQDFSIEISHVLEIRGWTSTTTLPHAPDFVVGMMNLRGTVLPVVDLSLRLGFGKTEPGKRHVIIIAQIDHKIIGFLVDAVSDIITVDEAEMQATPDVSSSRTQAFIRGVHSLDDKLVRAIDVREVLPREAPLSA
- a CDS encoding response regulator; protein product: MTRILAVDDSRTMRSMLQQALTGAGFEVELAEDGVDGLERLETADPDLIITDINMPRLDGFGFIDGVRKGDRVSTVPILVLTTESGDALKQRARDAGATGWIVKPFDEEKLVQIIQRLVV
- a CDS encoding protein-glutamate O-methyltransferase CheR — its product is MKDHPQAVAPPLISPDEFATVADLLKRMTGIHIGSNKRAMVSGRLAKRLKALEIDSVDVYCTWLQQPGNAAEQDAFISALTTNMTRFNREDHHFIHLADHILPGLAAAARAGGRIRLWSAACSTGEEAYDLAFRMLDACPEAAQLNLRILATDIDKSALSIARAGIYPAASLGDLPDGFADRHLERGAGANGMARVAQGARDLITFRCLNLNGEWPFKGGFDVIMCRNVTIYFDEDTQARLWQRLADRILPGGALYIGHSELLPESIAMRFTQQERGAFCLPPDAPPRTQRRGADLNTAEAQRPDSNGGLG
- a CDS encoding ABC transporter ATP-binding protein, which encodes MTEPVLETRGITKRFGALTASEDVSLELKAGEIHAIIGPNGAGKSTLIQQVCGLLRPDAGEVWLGGTDVTRTGAAARARAGLGRTFQVSQLAMEDTVLQNVVLGALGAVGRPWRFFGAALRQADLRDRAEAALAQVGLEDVAATRCADLSHGQRRQLEVAVALSLGPRAFVMDEPMAGLGAEGSKRMTGFLSELRGTAPILLVEHDMDAVFALADRISVLVYGRIIATGTVAEIRADRAVRDAYLGEEA
- a CDS encoding ABC transporter ATP-binding protein; the protein is MSLLRVEGLEASYGASQALFGVDLEVGAGEAVALMGRNGMGKTTTVRAICRMIPSRGVLHFDGQDLHNLPSHRAARLGIGLVPEGRRCFRDLTVAENLLAAARPGPWDQAKVADLFPRLEERAGQVAASLSGGEQQMLAIGRALMTNPSLMILDEATEGLAPLVRAEIWAALGQLRDATEMALLVIDKSVRELAQVADRAVLLERGETVWSGKMGDLTPDVSERYVGV
- a CDS encoding branched-chain amino acid ABC transporter permease, translating into MIGGKRREFWVNFAVLAGLVAVPLWALVADEPFTITLATRVAILALAAVGLNIALGLGGLVSLGHAVFFGIGGYAMGILAHHAQTYTAVTEWPMLIEGTKNMPVIWLVAVVASALAALVIGVLSLRTSGVYFIMITLAFGQMFFYFAISWSAYGGEDGLSIYVRNGFPGLNTLVPIQFFGLCFAILCAVLWLNARLMRSPFGLALNAARQVPVRVETVGLNPMRLKLVAFVISGAITGLAGALFADLNRFVSPTMFSWQFSGEIIILVILGGVGRLFGPVVGAAVFVVLEHWLGGLTEFWLIWLGVILLLIVLFARGGIVGLLAGRAVAHD
- a CDS encoding chemotaxis protein CheA, which codes for MNDLNQMFFQECDDLLEQLSSGLNDLEAGAGDEETVNSMFRAVHSMKGGAGAFGLDQLVSFAHAFENVLDDIRSQRLVVGDNVVNLLLTASDHLADLVEAASQGTELPSEQGASILSDLKHISNAANGTSGDEQETVEEVDEADFQPTFLAIDGDLPSLDDMAAPESDAPVTIRFKASQQLFANGHDPAILFRSLETLGKLEVEADLSALTPLRDGPWSEPALSWTLTFTADDSVDEAAIREVFEFVEGLCELEISAAETGPGGLPPLPAPSDIQLRPDAMAKDTVTAAAVAQPADDAPAPNQSEAVAPANSGPPAASRPASSRTSTIRVDLDRVDRLINLVGELVIAEAMLRQSMDEMPSSANSGVDEAMSQLKTLSGAIQESVMAIRAQPVRSLFQRMSRIVRETAREAGKSARLVTVGDATEVDKTVTERLVEPLTHMIRNAIDHGLETPEARRAAGKDERGTVTLEASHRSGRVVILIKDDGAGINREKVRQIAIEKGLIRPEDDLGDSDIDNLLFRPGFSTAGEISNLSGRGVGMDVVRNEIQSLGGRVSLQSMPGRGTSVTVSLPLTLAVLEGMVVKIADQSLIVPTLPLREMLQPGQAKVHTLCDGDSVLALNGEMVPIRDLGTALGFRSTPVSLGNQSLLLIEGDSGHRYALAVDGIAEQREVVIKGLEQNYQKIPGIAAATILGDGKIALIVDTDQMIVPPGQGGWVDRAWPDATGDFHHA